The Meleagris gallopavo isolate NT-WF06-2002-E0010 breed Aviagen turkey brand Nicholas breeding stock unplaced genomic scaffold, Turkey_5.1 ChrUn_random_7180001829001, whole genome shotgun sequence genome contains the following window.
AACTGCTGTGTGAGGCCCACACTCCTCAGTCCCAGCTGGGTGAGAGATCTCCTCCCCGCCGACACCTCAGTGCCGCAGCCATCCCACCTGCCCCTCTGTGGGGGTAGAGCTGGGGGCCAGCAGAGCCAgtgctggagagagagagatggtCCCACTGCGACGCTTTCCCAGCCACCGTCTTCCCCTTTTCAGTGACACCGAGAGCCCCTTTGTCGGGCAGGGAATTAAGGCCCTGTGTTTCTGCCCGATTCCTCACACGTAAGCCGCTCTCAAGCAGAAGCGCGACCCGCAGACGCTCGCCGCCTTTGCCTTTAGCtgcacctggagtgctgtggcCCCAGCGCTCTCTCCTACTTCTCTGCTCTCCCATTCTGTTTGCAGCCGGGTGTTTCACCAGGAGAATGCTGGCCCATGCAGGGACATCAGGGCCAGGTTGTCATCAGGTTGCCAGCTGAAATCCTGCCCGCTTGTGTCACTCTGCGACACGTCGACCCAGAGCTGACTCCAGCTGGCTTCTCCAGCAGCGCCCCGGGAGAATTTGCTGTCTTTGTAAGTCCCTACTTGGCTCTTTTGCCTGGGATCTGGGCACAGGACAGTGCCGGAGCAGGGACTGGCTTGCTTTTGGGCATCCTCCCGAGCCCTGCGTCCTGCTGTCTCCCGAGCACTGCAGTGCCCCCAGGGGATGTTTCCTAAGTTGGAGAGGTGGGATCCTTCTTAAGCCTTGTTCGGCAAGCATCTCGGGGTTCTTGATGAAACCTCGAGGTGGAGACTGAGCTCCAGCAAAAGCAGTGCTGGGCTACTGCCCGAGCCCCAGGGCAGGGGGGTGGACAGCACACACCTTTGCTCTTGGTGGCACGAACCTGAGCATCAATCCTTGTGCTTTGCTTGCAAGGGACTGGATGTGGACAGCGAAGAGGAGGTTCCGCTTGGCTCATTCAGCTTTAATGTGCGGAAAGCACCCTTACAGACCTTCCTGCTTGAGGTAGGACAGGGGCAGCACGCCAGGGAGGAcgcctgctccctgcccctccCTGTGTTCCCACATGCCTGCAACTGGAGCCCTCCTGAGCAACAGGAATGGGAATTTGAACCCCCATTCCTTTGTTCCTCCCCATTTCCTTTGCAGAATAATCATTCCAGAGCCTTTCGCTACATCAAGGTTCTGGTGAAGAGCAACTGGGGACATCCAGAATACACCTGCATTTACCGAGTGCAGGTGCATGGGAAGGTGGTGGAAAAAATGGCCGTCTGAAATTGGACTTGTAAGATCAGAAATTGGATATGGAAGATCTAAAATTGAATAGGGAAGATCTGAAATTGAATATGGAAGAtctaaaattgaaaatgaagatCTGAAATTGGATTTGTggtcaaaaaaataaagacattaacATCATCTCGAAGTGCGTCTGTGTTGAGATGGGGCGCAGCTACGTGGGGTGGGCAGCTCCTCATTCATCTCCAGCCTCCCAAAGCTCTGCGCCGGGCTCGCCCGGGTGCTCCCCCTGACACCAACACGGCGACCGCTCGTCGCAACAGCCGGGCTGAGGCACAAACCCAGGCGGAGGggccacagcctttctgggctgACACGGGCAGCCAgatggagctctgaggagcGACCGAGCCGCCCAGCCCTCCGGCTGTGGGGAACTCCAGAACCTCCAGGCTGCGAGAGGAAATGGGCAGGCTGAGATGTGTCCAGCGCTCAGAGAGAGAGACTGACGCCTGGCATCGTGCAGCGACACGGGCAGAGCGACAGCCCTGCCTGGAGCCCAGCAAGGGGTAGAAGCAAGGCTGCCCGCTTTCCGCTGCTCACTGCATTGGTTTGGCACAGCGCACCAAAACGCACGCAGTTCTTGCGGTCGCGGGCCAGCTGACGGGGCTGGATTTGTACAAGCTCTGGGGCCCGGTGACGTGCATGCCGGGCTGCTGAAGGAGCCGGCCGATTCTGGGCTTGCCAAGCCGCTCTCCAGCTCCTCGGAGAAGTTGTGGCCGCTGGGCAAAGGCCGTGGCgactggaaaatggaaacatcGCTCTGAGGAGGCCGTCAGAGGGAAACTCCAGGCCTGTGAGCCTCACTTCGGTGCCTGGGGAGTTCGTGGAGCAGATCCTCCGGGAAGAGATGCTCAGGCACATGCGAGACGAGCCCTCCTCAGCCTCGTGTCCTCCTGGCTCCGGTACCAAGGACACCAAGCAGCGCGGTGCAGTCGCCATCGGAGGAGGAAGGGACGGCATCCAGAGAGTGGGACTGGGGCAGGTTGGAGGAGTGTGCCCACGAGAACAGCACGAGCTTCGACACGGCCAAGGGCACGGTGCTGCTCCTGAGTCGGGGCAATGCCAAACGTGAGtacagagcaggaggagaacTGAGAGCCGCCCTGCGGAGAGGGActtggggtcctggtggacggGAGACGTCACAGCAGCCATCAGCGTGCCCAAACGGCCAAGAAGGCCAGCGGCATCCTGGCTCCTCTCGGAAGCAGTGTGGCCAGCtggcctggagaagagattgccctctgcagccagcactggtGGGACCGCACCGTCACCGGTTTGTGGGTCGCTTCGGCCCGGTTCTGTGACTAATAGGGCAGAGGGACCCAGCGACCCACACCCCTGGTGAAGGGGAAGGGAACAAGGGGAAGAGGCGGGGAGATGGGCCTAAgaacaaaacagcggcaacgagctgAGGGAGAAAACTGATTTACTGGATACGATGGCGGAAGGCGAGATGACAGAATGCAATGGAATCGGAAGTGAAGGGAgtacatgaaataaaaagagtGAGGGAGCGTCCAAAACCAACGGCCTTACTACTGCTGCAGGCAAGACGGCGGGGAGCACACACCGCAGAGACGAGCAGAGGAAGACGGGGCCGTCTCGTGACTTGTGAGCagttttctccctccctctgcACGGAAAATGGAGACCGAACCGTGAACGTCTTCTGGGATctgtagctgctcttctctcctGAGAACCAGGCACCCGGAAATAGCAACCGGGCGCCACCTGATGCCACGATGTGGAGTGCGGATAACAAAATCCTAACAGCACCACATGCACCTCGAGTGCCGCGCACAGTTTTGGGCGTCTCGCTTGGAGAGAGTTTGTGCActgtgtgcagagcagagcagaggtgctGGCAAAGGATTCAGAAGGAAGCCGTGTGGGCAGCGGCTGAGGGAACGGGGAGACGAGAAGAGCCAAAGAGCGTCAGCTGTGCCAGCC
Protein-coding sequences here:
- the LOC104915597 gene encoding sperm-associated antigen 4 protein-like, giving the protein MQGHQGQVVIRLPAEILPACVTLRHVDPELTPAGFSSSAPGEFAVFGLDVDSEEEVPLGSFSFNVRKAPLQTFLLENNHSRAFRYIKVLVKSNWGHPEYTCIYRVQVHGKVVEKMAV